One genomic window of Myxococcales bacterium includes the following:
- a CDS encoding FHA domain-containing protein, giving the protein MPSGRGLLCDGHRKAIGKSGLTPEQIAARRATGAASLIDAWGVGWAVGDPCVVGRVLADCDLTLLHASVSSQHARLERLDGVWRLVDLGSRNGTYVDGVQIEVAPLADGARLRFGEVDLYFVERAVASAASPAGPGRTAPSRRDQLVFTAAVTTPTGARVELAQRIEGGVVRVAGTRLELARLEFHLLQLLTEARRDAVTPELAYVPWTAMAERLEFRSRDADSENVRELVRRVRRKLEQAGLPELIESRHGVGYRLAAAPEVTR; this is encoded by the coding sequence ATGCCGTCCGGCCGGGGCCTCCTGTGCGACGGTCACCGCAAGGCCATCGGCAAGAGCGGCCTCACGCCCGAGCAGATCGCCGCGCGCCGCGCGACCGGCGCCGCGAGCCTGATCGACGCCTGGGGCGTCGGCTGGGCGGTCGGTGATCCGTGCGTGGTCGGCCGGGTGCTGGCCGATTGCGATCTCACGCTGCTGCACGCGTCGGTGTCGTCGCAGCACGCCCGGCTCGAGCGCCTCGACGGCGTCTGGCGCCTGGTCGACCTGGGGAGCCGCAACGGCACCTACGTCGACGGCGTCCAGATCGAGGTCGCGCCGCTCGCCGACGGCGCGCGGCTCCGGTTCGGCGAGGTCGACCTGTACTTCGTCGAGCGCGCCGTCGCGAGCGCCGCGTCGCCGGCGGGGCCCGGCCGGACCGCCCCGAGCCGCCGCGATCAGCTGGTCTTCACCGCCGCGGTCACGACGCCGACCGGCGCCCGGGTCGAGCTGGCGCAGCGGATCGAGGGCGGCGTGGTGCGCGTCGCGGGCACGCGGCTCGAGCTGGCGCGGCTCGAGTTCCACCTGCTGCAGCTCCTGACCGAGGCCCGCCGCGACGCCGTCACCCCCGAGCTCGCGTACGTGCCCTGGACCGCGATGGCCGAGCGCCTCGAGTTCCGCTCGCGCGACGCCGACAGCGAGAACGTCCGCGAGCTGGTGCGCCGGGTCCGCCGCAAGCTCGAGCAGGCCGGCCTGCCGGAGCTGATCGAGTCCCGCCACGGCGTCGGCTACCGCCTGGCCGCCGCGCCGGAGGTCACGCGATGA